One window from the genome of Hippopotamus amphibius kiboko isolate mHipAmp2 chromosome 13, mHipAmp2.hap2, whole genome shotgun sequence encodes:
- the PDE12 gene encoding 2',5'-phosphodiesterase 12 yields MWRLPAARAALRGVRKAVERHSRAETATETAAGVMERAVVRCVPSESKLSLSFALADGSHKNMQRDQSEPLGRALSRIATNALKGHAKAAAAKKSRKNRPDASGGVACAGPGPEPAAACEPVVKLYYREEAVAEDVLNVDAWQDGAVLQIGDVKYKVERNPPAFTELQLPRYIMAGFPVCPKLGVEFGDPAGSLFRWYKETKPGAAEPEGGAPSLSSPSSPSPGWTETGVDERVYTPSNADIGLRLKLRCTPGNGQRFGPSRELESVCPVEAGPGTCTFDHRHLYTKKVTDDALIRTVSYNILADTYAQTEFSRTVLYPYCAPYALELDYRQNLIQKELTGYNADLICLQEVDRNVFTDSLMPALEAFGLEGAFRIKQHEGLATFYRKSKFSLLSQHDIAFHEALQSDPLHKELLEKLALYPSAQERVLQRSSVLQISVLQSTKDSSKKICVANTHLYWHPKGGYIRLIQMAVALAHIRHVSCDLYPGIPVIFCGDFNSTPSTGMYHFVINGNIPEDHEDWTSNGEEERCNMALTHFFKLKSACGEPAYTNYVGGFHGCLDYIFIDLNALEVEQVIPLPSHEEVTTHQALPSVSHPSDHIALVCDLKWK; encoded by the exons ATGTGGAGGCTCCCAGCCGCCCGCGCCGCGCTTCGTGGGGTCCGCAAGGCGGTGGAGCGGCACAGTCGGGCCGAGACGGCCACTGAGACCGCGGCGGGCGTGATGGAGCGCGCCGTGGTGCGCTGTGTGCCCTCCGAGTCTAAGCTAAGCCTGTCGTTCGCGCTGGCCGACGGCAGCCACAAGAACATGCAGCGCGACCAGAGCGAGCCGCTGGGTCGGGCCCTCAGCCGGATCGCTACCAATGCCCTCAAAGGCCACGCCAAGGCGGCCGCCGCCAAGAAGAGCAGGAAGAACCGGCCAGACGCAAGCGGTGGCGTGGCCTGTGCGGGGCCTGGGCCCGAGCCGGCTGCAGCCTGCGAACCCGTGGTGAAGCTGTATTACCGGGAGGAGGCAGTGGCTGAAGACGTGCTCAACGTGGACGCCTGGCAGGACGGTGCGGTGCTGCAGATCGGCGATGTCAAGTACAAAGTGGAGCGCAACCCGCCCGCCTTCACCGAACTGCAGTTGCCGCGCTACATCATGGCCGGCTTCCCGGTGTGCCCCAAGCTCGGCGTCGAGTTTGGAGATCCCGCCGGCTCCCTCTTTCGCTGGTACAAGGAAACCAAACCTGGAGCGGCGGAGCCTGAGGGCGGAGCCCCCTCGTTATCGTCTCCCTCTTCGCCCTCTCCTGGTTGGACTGAGACGGGTGTGGACGAGCGCGTCTACACCCCGTCCAATGCCGACATCGGCCTAAGGCTCAAGCTTCGTTGCACCCCAGGCAATGGGCAGCGCTTCGGGCCAAGCCGGGAGTTGGAAAGTGTGTGTCCAGTGGAGGCCGGGCCTGGCACCTGCACCTTTGACCACCGGCATCTCTACACCAAGAAGGTCACGGACGACGCTCTCATCCGCACTGTCTCCTACAATATCCTGGCAGACACATACGCCCAGACTGAGTTCTCGCGGACGGTCCTATACCCGTACTGTGCCCCTTACGCCCTGGAACTCGACTACCGCCAGAACCTTATCCAAAAGGAACTCACGGGCTACAACGCCGATCTTATCTGTTTACAGGAAGTTGACCGTAACGTGTTTACTGACAGCTTGATGCCGGCTCTCGAGGCCTTTGGGCTGGAGGGCGCGTTTCGAATCAAGCAGCACGAAGGCCTGGCCACTTTCTACCGAAAGTCCAAGTTCAGCCTCCTTAGCCAGCATGACATTGCTTTCCATGAAGCCCTGCAGTCCGACCCACTTCACAAAGAACTGCTGGAGAAACTAGCTTTGTACCCATCAGCGCAGGAGAGGGTGCTCCAGAGATCTTCTGTACTTCAG atttctGTTCTTCAGTCTACAAAGGACTCTTCTAAAAAGATATGTGTTGCTAATACCCATCTCTACTGGCACCCCAAAG GTGGGTACATTCGTCTCATTCAAATGGCAGTAGCCTTGGCTCACATTAGACATGTCTCTTGTGATCTGTATCCCGGCATACCAGTTATATTTTGTGGGGACTTTAATAGTACCCCATCAACAGGAATGTATCACTTTGTCATCAATGGCAACATTCCAGAGGATCATGAAGACTGGACTTCCAATGGGGAAGAGGAACGGTGCAACATGGCTCTTACTCATTTCTTCAAACTGAAAAGTGCTTGTGGTGAACCTGCTTACACAAATTACGTTGGTGGTTTTCATGGATGTCTGGATTACATTTTCATTGACTTAAATGCTTTAGAGGTTGAACAGGTGATTCCATTACCTAGTCATGAAGAAGTTACTACCCACCAGGCCTTACCTAGTGTTTCCCATCCCTCTGATCACATAGCACTTGTATgtgatttaaaatggaaatag